The bacterium genome includes the window TTTTGATATCATTGTGAGCAATAATCATACCGTCTTTATTGACAATAAAAGCCGCCACCACACCGGCATTGCTGATGAGCTCCTCATACGTTTTCGGATGATTGCCCAGCACATCATGAACCAGCGAATCCAGTGTCGCCTGCAAATCAATTTCATTATATTCTTTGCTGCCGGTCTCCGGCATAATCTCGTGCACCAATGCGGCACAATTCAATTCATCCAGTACAGTCTCACCGGCCGAAGACGCCAGACTCCCGGCAATGGTTGCTCCGCGTTTCACCACCTCGTCCTGCAACGATTTCTGCTGCTGCCGGTATGTCAGCCAGGTTGTCATAGCCATAATTGTTACAATCGTTAAAATTACAAAAAAAGTAAACTGAATCATCAAAGGAATCCGAATACCTTTTTTAGAAGCTTTTTTAGCTTGAAGTAATTTGTCTTCCTCTTTTACCACTTGCTCAATCTCCCCTATTGTTTACTTAAAGATTCAACGAAAGCTTCCACAACCTCAGGATCGAATTGGGTCCCCGCGCCTTTTTTTATTTCTTCAACCGCCTGCTCGTGGCTGATCGCCTCGCGATGTTTTTGCGCCGAAGTCATTGCGTCATAAGCATCTGCGGCAGCAAGAATTCTCGCGCCCAGCGGGATGTCCTTGCCCTTAATGCCGGTCGGATAACCGGTGCCGTCAAACCGTTCATGATGGTGCAATACCAATGAAACGGTCCCCCGAAGTGCCTGAACTTGATCCAGAATTTCAGCGCCCGCTTGAGGATGATGTTTTAATTTGTCGTATTCTTCATTACTCAGCTTTCCGGTATTGTCCAAAATAACATCCGGCACCGCGATATGTCCCAAATTTTGGACCTGCGCCGCCAAACGGATATTCTCGACCTCTTCCGGCGGCAGATTAATCAATTGCGCACAATTAGCCGCCAGCTCGGCGACCCTTTGGTCATGACCACCGGCAAAGGGATCCCGCGACTCCAATGCCTTGGCCATGGCTCGCAACATGCCAATATACATTTCTTTCAAACGATCCGTCATTTCATTAAACGACTGTCCTAAAATCGCCAGTTCATCTTGCCCTTTAAGATTAATTTTATAGTTCAGGTTGCCTTCCCCAATCGCCTTGGCACCCCGAACAAGTTCCCCAAAAGGTTTTAGCATGAAATTAACGACAAAAATCGCAATAATCACACCAATGATCAGCAACCCGGCAGCAATGGAAAGTGATTCCCGAAAAGCCTGCATCACATATTTATCAATGGATTTTTGAGACATCGCGATATGAACAGCGCCAATACGCACACCGTTGCGCAAATTAATGGGAATCGCCAGGTCAATAACGGACTCTTTTTTATCATTCCGATAGGGTTGAATCAAAATCTCCTCATTGGTCAAAGGTCTAACCCCGGGAGGTTCCAAATAGGATTTACCTATCATTTCAATATTGCTATGTGCCAAAACCCGGCTTTTTTCATCAAGAATCATGGCATAGACAATACCTTCATTTTTCATGGTGCTGCTGACAAACGTGGCTAAAGAAAGATTATCCTTGCTGATAAGAGAATCCGTGCTGATAATACCTAAATTTCTTGCAATGGTGGCGCCCCGGCGGGTCATTTCCCGCATAAGAACATCGCGTTCCTGTTGTGTAAAAAAGTAGGAGGACCCAAAAACGGTAACAGTGACCAACAAAACGGTCATTATAATGAACTTTAATTTTAACCCCGCCCGCATTCGTGCTCCTTTTATTGCAAAAAATAACTGGATTTTTAAAATAAAAAAAAATTGAACGCCTAAATAACCGTTTTTTCAACGCTTTATTAATGAGGGTCAGTTTATCAATTAAAATTAGGCGTTGTCAAGCAAAAACCCGGACATGCTCTGCCTCTGATAATATATAAGAAAATCCTTTAAACTTTTAACAAAATCATTTAAAATTTAGGTAAAATTGCCGAAGAGGAACCTAGCGGCCTGGATGTTTTAGGATCATGGCCATAATACTAATTGCGGAGCGCAAACAACTAAAAAAATGACAAAATTCCTCACTTTACGACAACCCTTGACGCCCTACTGCTTACTTGCCTTGACTGCCATCGGCTTGCTTTTTTCCGGTTGCAAACCGGGTGCGCCTGTTGGCAACAATACGTTGACTGCCGTACCCACCCCGCTACCCTTTGTCGATACAATCCTTTTTACATCCGGCGGGTATTGCTTCCAGACCACACTGGCAGGCGACAGCTATGAGAAAATTCCTGCTATGGGTAAAAATGTTTGGTTTCCTGCCGTATCGCCTGCACAGCAGCAGGTTGCTTTTTGGTCCACCGCATCCGGCTTCAACGAAATCTGGCTTTATACGCTGCAAGAAAAACAGGCGAAGCAGCTTACTTTCTTCAATGAAAAAACAACCCAAGCAGATCTGCCCAATTACTCGATTCACAATGCACCGACTTGGTCGGCTGACAGTACACAAATTATTTTCTCTTACCTCGGAAAAATATGGAAAATCGATACTTCCGGGTTTAATTTAGAAACCCTGATTGCCGAAGGTGCCAACTATTCCCCAACCCTTTCGCCTGACGGGACCCTGCTCGCTTTTATTGCCAAACAAAACCAGAGCCGGTCACTTTTCATCCGAATGCTGGCAACCGGGGATGAATGGGAGGTAACCAAATTCCCTTCCACCCATCAGGTGGATAGTCCGGCTTGGTCTCCCCATGGCATGTACCTGGCTTTTACGGTTTCCCTTTTTGAAAAAGTTAATGTCTGGTCTGTTCGTAAAGACGGTGCTGAATTAACCCGACTCACACGCGATGGTCTGAGCAACTCTCCCGCATGGTCACCGGACGGAGACAAACTCGCATTTTCTTCCGGCCGTCAAGACCCCTATCACTGGCAACTATGGGCCATGAACCAGGACGGGACCGGACAATTTTCCATAACCAGCAAAGGTGGTTTTTCCCCGGTCTGGCTCAGACGTGCGCGGAATGATTTCATCCCCATCAGCACAGCCGCCCTGCCAACTGCCCTACCAACACCTGAAAAGCACCCAACACCCGTGCCACCGCCAACAGAAATTCCCGCCGCCAAAAAACCCACCCTGGCGCCGACGCCACGCCCAACCAGCAAGCCGACACCGGAGCCAACCCAGGCCTTGAAACCGGAGCCGGAAGCAGATTATGAAGTGGTTGAGCTCATTGAAGTGGAAGAAGGCCAAGCGCCCCCGGTCAGCGAAGATGAAGATTATGAATATGTCATGGTGGATGAAGACGAATACGCCAAATATGAAGAATATGCCGATGCGGATGAAGCTATTCTGCCTGAAAAGGCGTTAGCAGAAACAGACGGCACTCTCGATGAAAATAAAATAATCTTTACGCCACAGATTGAATTCTATTTTGCCAAAGACATGATCAAACCCGTCTCCTTGCCTGCATTACATACTCTGGCAAAAAAATTATCAAACTACCCTGAAGCCTCGCTGGTGGTCAAAGGTTATATGCGCGGCTCCGGTTTGTTCAAAAAAACACTACCGATTCTTAAAACACTCGCCCGTGCGCGCGCCAATAGTATCCTGCGCCATTTGATTGTTAATGAAAAAATCCCGCAGATCAATGTCAATGCCCTGGGAGAAGGCGACCCGCTTCCGAATATTGGTCACACTGAAAACAAAGCCATCCTGATTATTGAAGTACGGTAATTTCCCTGATTTAATTTTCCAAAAAACAAAATAGCTTTTCCCGGATGAATGGATACCGTTTTGGTTTTATACGGATTGTATTTCACCAATTGGTGGGCATTGCCTTGCGGGCTTTTTCCTTTTTTTCGCAACGGTTTTTCAGCTGCGTCAGTGGAGGATATACTTTCTCCGCCGCCTTGATCGCAGCACGATATTTTTTTTGTTTCATCAATGACTTAATGCGGGATAATTCCTGTTTGTGCTTCCGCATATTTCCAGGAAAATATTTTTCCCCATTGAGTTTATCAATATCCAGCATAAGTTTCACTACCCGGCCATACGCCCCACGGGCACGTTTTTTCATTTTCCGAATCTGCTCACTGTCGGCTGTCGTCTTCGGACTGACGGCTTTCTTCCCGGCTTTAACCGGTATTTTAGCCGTCTGCTTTTTTCCCGATGATACCGGTGCCTTGGCAAGCGATTTCCTGGCTATTTTCTTTTTTCGTGCCTTGGCCCGTTCCAGCCGCGTTGCACGCAAAGCCAGTCCGCCCAATTCTTTGCTGATTGCCTGAGCCAATATAATCGTTTTTTCATTCCGCTTCCGTTTGAGCTTCCGGCCTGCTTCCGTCAACTGTTTGGTCAGACGGGCAATAACTTCGGAAAAATTCTTCATGATTTTGGTATTCTTTTTAGCGGCCGTTAAATCATTGGACGCAGCCCGAAAAACACGAACAGCCTTTTCTCTGGTCAACGCCTGTGCCTCAAGTTTCGCTTGTTTTTCTTTTTTCTTTTGGAGTTGCTGTTGGCGCTTGGACATTTGCCGGATCTTATTTTCAACGTTTTCCAACAATGCAGGGACTTGATCTTTTTCAGGGCTTAACTTCATCGCTTTCCTATAAGCGACTGCTGCATTCAAATAGCTTTCATTTGCTTCAAAAGCCAACCCGCGTTCGATGTAGTAACGAGATTCCGAATCGCGTTTCATGTCTTCCCGAAGTCCCTGAATATCCGCCGCCAGCTCCTCATCCTCGGAAAATATCTCTGCCGCTTCTTCCCAAAAAACGAGCGCTTTTTCTCTTTCGCCCTCTTCCTGCGCTTTTTTCCCTTTCCGGATCAGTTCCTCGGCCCGGCGCTCGGTACCATCTTCAAAACCGGAACCGAACAATACCGAAATATTAAACTGGTGGGTTGCGCCACCTGCCAGCGATCCTATCGGCACCACAAAAGCATAATCAAGTTGACCAGTCCATACAATCTGCTCAAAACGAAAAGACAACCCGGCTGACAGTTCGCTCATATCCTGATCCCCGATGCCGATGCCGGCACGGGTTCCCAGCAGGCCATCAAACCACCACGCTTCGCCGCCGCCGGAAATCCGGTAGTGGGAC containing:
- a CDS encoding type IX secretion system membrane protein PorP/SprF, producing MRKTYFTAIVMMVAVFGVVTQAWTVFDLERPGTRPAGLGGAFCAVADDADTMIYNPAGLGQVYTSVVAFNYVSLLSGLDDGSLTDNRIAYLQPLSEAGTLGVLWYQRRLAGLYQENIVSLGYGLPLGDESNYLIGGALKLFFQDFLDSDAVTGNPLFDNGSSSQGVGIDLGGLVYLSDDFNLGFSIANLNQPNMALGDTDVIVPVTLRFGGAYQYEQYLGTLECMLKESHYRISGGGEAWWFDGLLGTRAGIGIGDQDMSELSAGLSFRFEQIVWTGQLDYAFVVPIGSLAGGATHQFNISVLFGSGFEDGTERRAEELIRKGKKAQEEGEREKALVFWEEAAEIFSEDEELAADIQGLREDMKRDSESRYYIERGLAFEANESYLNAAVAYRKAMKLSPEKDQVPALLENVENKIRQMSKRQQQLQKKKEKQAKLEAQALTREKAVRVFRAASNDLTAAKKNTKIMKNFSEVIARLTKQLTEAGRKLKRKRNEKTIILAQAISKELGGLALRATRLERAKARKKKIARKSLAKAPVSSGKKQTAKIPVKAGKKAVSPKTTADSEQIRKMKKRARGAYGRVVKLMLDIDKLNGEKYFPGNMRKHKQELSRIKSLMKQKKYRAAIKAAEKVYPPLTQLKNRCEKKEKARKAMPTNW
- a CDS encoding HAMP domain-containing protein, which produces MRAGLKLKFIIMTVLLVTVTVFGSSYFFTQQERDVLMREMTRRGATIARNLGIISTDSLISKDNLSLATFVSSTMKNEGIVYAMILDEKSRVLAHSNIEMIGKSYLEPPGVRPLTNEEILIQPYRNDKKESVIDLAIPINLRNGVRIGAVHIAMSQKSIDKYVMQAFRESLSIAAGLLIIGVIIAIFVVNFMLKPFGELVRGAKAIGEGNLNYKINLKGQDELAILGQSFNEMTDRLKEMYIGMLRAMAKALESRDPFAGGHDQRVAELAANCAQLINLPPEEVENIRLAAQVQNLGHIAVPDVILDNTGKLSNEEYDKLKHHPQAGAEILDQVQALRGTVSLVLHHHERFDGTGYPTGIKGKDIPLGARILAAADAYDAMTSAQKHREAISHEQAVEEIKKGAGTQFDPEVVEAFVESLSKQ